From a single Drosophila sulfurigaster albostrigata strain 15112-1811.04 chromosome 3, ASM2355843v2, whole genome shotgun sequence genomic region:
- the LOC133845317 gene encoding outer dynein arm-docking complex subunit 4 isoform X2 yields MPRKKQKVDTLEEIETNIKLLCDQSNNHMKVREYYKALTGYNQALELNNTDINALISRSKCYLLLGEASKALQDAETALAEDKNNIRAIYQKAESLYYLGQFEQSLMFFHRGLRARPELASFRLGVQKTQEAIENTIGTKARSTVPPPKSSKSRKSGDNTPKSQGPNSARPQMVRQKPTKADLERRNARKLLGELCVDKEYLEKLLLHPDLVRADTNTENISALAKEAVCFLNKRQEFWRQQRPCTALPNHKNLPNDALPKWF; encoded by the exons ATGCCtcgaaaaaagcaaaaagttgaCACGCTCGAGGAAATCGAAACGAATATTAAGCTGCTATGTGATCAAAGCAATAATCACATGAAAGTGCGAGAGTATTACAAGGCTTTAACTGGCTACAATCAG GCCCTGGAACTGAACAACACGGACATCAATGCGCTAATCTCGCGCAGCAAGTGCTATCTTCTCTTGGGTGAGGCATCGAAAGCTTTGCAGGATGCCGAAACCGCTTTGGCCGAGGATAAGAATAACATTCGGGCCATCTACCAGAAGGCGGAGTCCCTCTACTATCTCGGTCAGTTCGAGCAGAGTCTGATGTTCTTCCATCGCGGACTGCGTGCTCGTCCGGAGCTCGCCTCCTTTCGCCTGGGCGTGCAGAAGACACAGGAAGCCATCGAGAATACGATTGGCACCAAGGCACGATCAACTGTGCCGCCTCCCAAGAGCAGCAAGTCGCGCAAGTCTGGTGACAACACGCCCAAGTCACAGGGACCGAACAGCGCCCGGCCACAAATGGTGCGCCAGAAGCCCACGAAAGCGGATCTGGAGCGACGCAATGCACGCAAGCTGCTCGGGGAGCTCTGCGTCGATAAGGAGTACCTCGAGAAGCTGCTACTTCATCCGGATCTGGTGCGTGCGGACACCAACACCGAGAACATCTCTGCCTTGGCCAAGGAAGCTGTTTGCTTCCTCAACAAGCGTCAAGAGTTCTGGCGTCAGCAGCGTCCATGCACCGCTTTGCCCAATCACAAGAATCTGCCCAATGATGCGCTGCCCAAGTGGTTCTAA
- the LOC133845317 gene encoding outer dynein arm-docking complex subunit 4 isoform X1, with product MSTSVLNNILAVDKEQELLQSFIRTGNNADEEDLDESNKRSKGRGRVSHKPPIWERRDSYGAGGKSSTERGARRSSKHPDDMDAGGSKRGNRIEAELRAARKRIEEQMLKKKKPKENFVDFYTDKDRAAAVSAGTFDIKQSLQIKQKQDRNEALLIPDEADISSIIALGLKEIKNANPENAIQFFCKALELNNTDINALISRSKCYLLLGEASKALQDAETALAEDKNNIRAIYQKAESLYYLGQFEQSLMFFHRGLRARPELASFRLGVQKTQEAIENTIGTKARSTVPPPKSSKSRKSGDNTPKSQGPNSARPQMVRQKPTKADLERRNARKLLGELCVDKEYLEKLLLHPDLVRADTNTENISALAKEAVCFLNKRQEFWRQQRPCTALPNHKNLPNDALPKWF from the exons ATGTCCACCAGCGTGTTGAACAATATTCTAGCTGTCGATAAGGAGCAGGAGCTCCTGCAGAGCTTTATACGCACTGGTAACAATGCCGACGAAGAGGATTTGGACGAGTCAAACAAGAGGTCAAAGGGCCGTGGCCGGGTGTCACATAAGCCACCGATTTGGGAGCGTCGCGACTCCTATGGCGCGGGTGGCAAATCCTCCACAGAGCGAGGCGCACGCCGCTCCAGCAAGCACCCGGATGATATGGACGCCGGTGGCTCGAAGCGTGGCAATCGCATCGAGGCAGAGCTGCGAGCTGCTCGCAAACGCATCGAGGAGCAGAtgttgaagaagaagaagccgAAGGAGAACTTTGTTGATTTCTACACGGACAAGGATCGGGCAGCGGCTGTCAGTGCCGGCACCTTTGACATCAAGCAGAGTCTGCAGATCAAGCAGAAACAGGATCGCAACGAGGCGTTGCTCATTCCCGACGAGGCGGACATAAGTTCGATCATAGCGCTGGGATTGAAGGAGATCAAGAATGCAAATCCCGAGAATGCGATACAGTTCTTCTGCAAG GCCCTGGAACTGAACAACACGGACATCAATGCGCTAATCTCGCGCAGCAAGTGCTATCTTCTCTTGGGTGAGGCATCGAAAGCTTTGCAGGATGCCGAAACCGCTTTGGCCGAGGATAAGAATAACATTCGGGCCATCTACCAGAAGGCGGAGTCCCTCTACTATCTCGGTCAGTTCGAGCAGAGTCTGATGTTCTTCCATCGCGGACTGCGTGCTCGTCCGGAGCTCGCCTCCTTTCGCCTGGGCGTGCAGAAGACACAGGAAGCCATCGAGAATACGATTGGCACCAAGGCACGATCAACTGTGCCGCCTCCCAAGAGCAGCAAGTCGCGCAAGTCTGGTGACAACACGCCCAAGTCACAGGGACCGAACAGCGCCCGGCCACAAATGGTGCGCCAGAAGCCCACGAAAGCGGATCTGGAGCGACGCAATGCACGCAAGCTGCTCGGGGAGCTCTGCGTCGATAAGGAGTACCTCGAGAAGCTGCTACTTCATCCGGATCTGGTGCGTGCGGACACCAACACCGAGAACATCTCTGCCTTGGCCAAGGAAGCTGTTTGCTTCCTCAACAAGCGTCAAGAGTTCTGGCGTCAGCAGCGTCCATGCACCGCTTTGCCCAATCACAAGAATCTGCCCAATGATGCGCTGCCCAAGTGGTTCTAA